In Silurus meridionalis isolate SWU-2019-XX chromosome 7, ASM1480568v1, whole genome shotgun sequence, the genomic stretch gaaataaaatgttttcttagaTGAATTTATAAAAGCACatgtataaaaatacattaaaaagtgGTTTGAATTTAtgttcatattttgtatttttttcaggcataaaataaacagaaagaaaaagttaaacacaatttatttgATATAGATGCTTTTTTATAAGTgtcaaaaacatacatttgatCATTCTATttctaaatacaaatataaacattaaatgcaTCACATATAGTTTTAAAGTTGTAGCTGTATCTGTTGTTGTCAGTTGAAATTCATTTGTCTCATTTTTAACATTCTTTGTTGCATCTCAAAATGCAGGCCTTCCTCCAAGGTCTAGGTAGGACCCCTGGCCGTTAGCATGTACATGTTGGGGCTGCCTGTAAATGTGTCTGAGCTGTAAATGAAAGGAGGAGCGGGGATCCTGACAGAGGCGGAGAGGATAAGAAGGAAATGGGTTATAGAGAGAAGTAGCAGAAGAGGGCAGGGTGTTATCTAATGAAGGGAGAAGGGAAGGGTGCAATACCATATCAGAAATGTAGGGGGCAGTTGAATTGAGCTGAGAAAAGGACCCAATCTCTGATGGAGCTACAGGAGGATATGCAGTGGAAGAGGCAGGGTACTGTGTATGGGTTGAGCCTGGGTGGATGGGGTGGTTTTGTAGGGATGCATGAGGAAGAAGCGAAGTTGCAGAAGCTGGCATATGAGTAAATGATTGTGATGGGATTTGTGAAGGGTTTGCACACTGGGGAGGGATATGGGAAAAAGTGGAGTTTGGAAATGACTGGGACATATTTGTCTGGATTTGAGCTATATTTGGAAGAGCTGAAACAACCTGAGGAGACCCAATAGATGGCATTGCTACATTCTGGAGAGGTGGGGGACCAGATGGGATAGAAGGGGGTAAGGAATAAGACATGTGAGCAGTTTGAGATAAGTTAGAATTGGACCCAGGGACTACATGTGTGGGCAGAGATGCAGGCAGAGAAGATAGTGAAGAAGCAGGTATTGAATTGACTGTGGGGTTGGTAAAAAATTGTGAACGAGCTCCATTTGCAGAACTGGAAGTCATTTGAGAGAAAGATCCAGTTGCTGAATTTGTTGGGTTTTGGTAAGATGAATGGTTCATATGAGACATTGCCAATGATTGAAAAGAGTAAGATGGTACATTTTGTATGGGCAAAAAGGGTTGGGAATGGGTTGAAGAATTTGTATTGTTGGGTTGTGGTGGGAAAGGGAAAGCAGTGGTGTTGCTATCCTGCTCTGATGGGGTATTTAGAGGGGTGGATGTGGACTCTGGCACAGAATTAAATGGGAAAGCTGTTGCCATTTGATTTGGATCTGGTTGTCCATTTTGATGTGCTtctggaggaaaaggaaaggctGTTTGAGATAAAATTTGGGATGGGGGAGTAGTGGTATCTGAATTGTTGGAGGATTGCACTGGAGGAAAAGGGAAGGCAGTTGGGGTGGAGTCTTGGACAGCAGAGGGTGTAGAATTGGATGAAGACAAACCACCAATAGCCTGACTCTGAGCAGTGTCAACTGAAAGACCAGAAGCACAACTGTTGATAGACTGGCAAGAGGGTTGAGGAAGAGAATGGAAGGGTTGGTTAGGAGGTGTGTGAGGGCTTAAGGTTTCTTGTGATGGAAGAATGGAGTGGTAGGAGGAAGAGGGCAGTTGGGGAGAAGAGGATGATTGACAGATGGAGGAATGTGTAGAATCCTGGGGAGCAGTAGAGGAAGAAGTGATTTGAGAAGAAGAGTCCAGGGTAGAATAGTGTGATGAAGCTATGGAAGAATAATTTTGCACAGATGTTGTATTAGAATGAGAGGATGGTAATTCAGTCTGAGTggaagagagagatgaatagaggGATGTAGACTGTGATAGAGACACTGGTTGGTGTGATGAGGATGTAATTGAAGGAGCTGCAAATGCGGTGTATGTGGAAAGGCCTATCATCTGAGTagacctgtaaaaaaaaagaaacatggttGTAAGGCACTTGCAGTGTTGCCCATTATAGATGGATTTAGCAGAACAATAGCTGAATGAGACTTACCCATCAAGCAGTCTACTGTTCACCTCATTATTTGAGATCGACTGAGGTTGATTCTCCACTGAATTTGAAATCTCTGAGATCTCAGGCATCTGGGAACTCATATATGCTTGACTAGAGCTATGCTGCTGTACTGTCCGCTCTGGTAAAGTTGGCACATCTGAGCAGAAGCCTGACTCAGACAAAGACAGAGTGGTGCTTTCCAGTCCCATGGGCTGTGGTAGTACCTCAGTGGAATCACATGGGTCAAATGATTCTGgaggaaagacaaaaaaacacttaGTCACAGAAACAACTACTCAGTTTGTTTTAGTGTCTGCTTTgataaatcaaaaataaaagtttaataaaattaCCTATGTCTAAAGGTTCATCTTGATTGGGTTGGTTTAATTTCCTCTTTTGCCTTGCCTCTCTTTGTCtggtaaaaacaaaaagtaaaaagagtGTGATTTATAATGAAAAGGTTTTTCATGGTCTTCAGGTTTTTTCAAtctttcactttatttaatgtatttgtgtAAACCCTATTTGACCACTGAAAAGGCACAACTTACCTCTTGCAGTTCATGCCATTCTCCCTGAAACCTTTGGCGAAGGGATTGGAGTTGATCTTCAGTTCAGTTATCTAAGACAACACAAAATGTTTCAGTTCAGTTatctataaaaacacaaaataatctGATACAAAATGTATCAGAATACTTCTCAAGCACTTTTAAAGTGAGCTGATCCTTTTCTTGTGTTTTGTACCTAAATGTTTGCattcagtgtaaagtttgctagt encodes the following:
- the tbx6 gene encoding T-box transcription factor TBX6 — translated: MLGVEMYPSLALAAQRLGDCCYRDREPPAHMPLYPTSCDLAARSLPPRLLPPPPGKRDGFGKSDDVIKIELENISLWKQFSTVGTEMIITKKGRRMFPQLKVKVSGLNPSLRYIILLDIIPVDSFRYRFQDDSWQVVGGAEARLPDRVFIHPDSPATGEHWQNRTISFHRAKLTNNTLDGQGYVILHSLHKYQARVHVVETRDIMMWGGAQHTFSFPETQFITVTAYQNNKITELKINSNPFAKGFRENGMNCKRQREARQKRKLNQPNQDEPLDIESFDPCDSTEVLPQPMGLESTTLSLSESGFCSDVPTLPERTVQQHSSSQAYMSSQMPEISEISNSVENQPQSISNNEVNSRLLDGSTQMIGLSTYTAFAAPSITSSSHQPVSLSQSTSLYSSLSSTQTELPSSHSNTTSVQNYSSIASSHYSTLDSSSQITSSSTAPQDSTHSSICQSSSSPQLPSSSYHSILPSQETLSPHTPPNQPFHSLPQPSCQSINSCASGLSVDTAQSQAIGGLSSSNSTPSAVQDSTPTAFPFPPVQSSNNSDTTTPPSQILSQTAFPFPPEAHQNGQPDPNQMATAFPFNSVPESTSTPLNTPSEQDSNTTAFPFPPQPNNTNSSTHSQPFLPIQNVPSYSFQSLAMSHMNHSSYQNPTNSATGSFSQMTSSSANGARSQFFTNPTVNSIPASSLSSLPASLPTHVVPGSNSNLSQTAHMSYSLPPSIPSGPPPLQNVAMPSIGSPQVVSALPNIAQIQTNMSQSFPNSTFSHIPPQCANPSQIPSQSFTHMPASATSLLPHASLQNHPIHPGSTHTQYPASSTAYPPVAPSEIGSFSQLNSTAPYISDMVLHPSLLPSLDNTLPSSATSLYNPFPSYPLRLCQDPRSSFHLQLRHIYRQPQHVHANGQGSYLDLGGRPAF